Proteins from one Coffea arabica cultivar ET-39 chromosome 8c, Coffea Arabica ET-39 HiFi, whole genome shotgun sequence genomic window:
- the LOC140004119 gene encoding uncharacterized protein — translation MEALADLEKVQTRILQRVTNLELSLLHGHLSNSPSLSPASEDASSAVATATEARLSAILRSNGVNDFIFKRVSSDYYDWTFDARRDVLGAASIHHLCKSIVLVNTQAPSNVTDCSDRNYSKYYVVVVQYTARFSAEAVKNFLYALNNGQIAKKKFNMRLAPEETSVKLTGYEHNAVTCIGMKTDIPVILDEAIVKLNPDFFWLGGGEVDLKLGARTTEFIKFVKPFIVNCSST, via the exons ATGGAGGCGTTAGCGGATCTAGAGAAAGTCCAAACCCGGATCCTCCAACGAGTAACAAACCTCGAACTCTCTCTCCTGCACGGCCACTTGTCCAACTCCCCTTCACTCTCCCCTGCTTCCGAAGACGCCAGCTCCGCCGTCGCCACCGCCACCGAAGCCCGACTCTCCGCCATCCTTCGCTCTAACGGCGTTAATGACTTCATTTTCAAACGCGTTTCCTCCGATTACTACGATTGGACTTTCGACGCCCGCCGCGACGTCCTTGGCGCCGCTTCTATTCACCATCTCTGCAAAAGCATTGTCTTG GTAAACACTCAAGCCCCATCAAATGTGACCGACTGTAGTGATCGCAACTATTCAAAGTATTATGTTGTTGTTGTGCAG TATACTGCTCGGTTTAGTGCTGAGGCTGTGAAGAATTTTCTATATGCACTCAACAATGGTCAGATAgccaaaaagaaatttaata TGAGACTTGCTCCTGAGGAGACATCAGTCAAGTTGACTGGTTATGAACACAATGCCGTGACGTGTATTGGCATGAAAACAGACATCCCG GTGATTTTGGATGAAGCAATTGTAAAGCTCAATCCTGATTTCTTCTGGTTGGGTGGCGGTGAGGTTGATCTAAAACTTGGAGCGAGAACCACTGAATTCATCAAGTTTGTGAAGCCATTTATCGTGAACTGTAGCAGTACTTAA